The window ATTTTTTTTCTTTTCTTATCATTAGCATTGGCTTTTTTGATATGAGTGATGTTGCTGTTGCAATTGGTACAGCTCCAAGTGCAGGACCTGCTATTTTATCAATGTTTTTATCTTCTATTTGTTGTGTTATCATATTTGCAGCACATTCTAGTATTTCAGGTTCGGTAATTGCTTTTTTCATATCAACATAGTAATTACTTTTTTTTCCTGATGAAAGTGTGAAATCTCCGAATTTGATTACATCATTTTCTTTTAATAATTGCATTAGTTTATTTTTATAGTTACTCATTTTATATGCCATACTCCCTTAAAATATTTTTTTTTAGTAATACATTTTTTTTACTAGTTTTTATTTTATTAATTATGACTAAAAGATTTTATGTAAATAGAAAAAATAACTTTAGGTTTTATCTAAAAAAAATAGTAATTTTTTTTTAGTATGTTATCATTTCAAGTTCTTCAACAATTGATTCAGCTTCTGTAATTGCTTTTTTAAGAATTATTTTATCTCCAATACTTTTTATCATTTCAAATGGTACTAGTATTTCATTTTTTTTTGAAAATGTATTTGTTATTGAATTTCCAGATTTAGGTGTTATGATAAAACTATTAACACAATTTGATGCTGTGTCAATATCAACATCTGTTACTTTTCCTAGAATAGATCCTTTTTCATCTAATACTTCTTTTCCCACTATTGTTTTTAAACGCATGTTTGATCAACTCTGAATATGTAATTATAAGTATAATGTTTTTTTTTAAATATTTGATTTCTTAAATAATTAAAACTTAAAGAATTCTTTTTTTATAATTTCTATATAAACTATATTTTTTTTCTTTAAATTTCTTTTTTTATATAATAATATTATAGGTGTTTTTGTTATATAAAGAATTTTCAGCTTAGTTTGAATTAAAACATATTAATTAATAAATTAGAAAAATTTTTTTTATAAATTTAGATTAATATATATAATAAACAAAAATCAAAAAAAAGAAAATGCTAAAAATTCTATCCTAAAAAAAATGTGGGAGTTGAATGATAAACTATGGAAAATAAGATATACATACTTGATGCATCAGGAATAATAAATGGATTTTATTCAGATAAAACACAAAATATAATGACATCAAAAGCAGTTGAAGAAATAAAAGATCTGCAAACACAAATAAAACTAGATGAATGTATAGAAAATGGAATAATAAAAATAGAAGATATAACACCTGATGATTATGAAAAAATTATGCCAACACTACTTGAAAGTGGAGATTTTCTAAGACTATCTGATACTGATAAACAAATAGTAGCACTAGCATTAAAATATAAAAACAATGGATATAATCCAGTAACAGTAACAGATGATTATTCAATGCAAAACACACTAAAATTACTAAATCTTAAATTTAAACCAGTTAACACAAAAGGTATAAAAAATACAATACAATGGGTACGAATATGTAAAGGATGCAAAAAAGAATATGAAACAAATTATCCATATGATGAATGTGAAATATGTGGATCAGAAATTATACGAAAAAGAGTAGGTGGACGAAACAACTACTAAAAAGGATAAAAAATTTGTGGAAAAATAGAAAAATGAGTAGGTGGAGGAATAAAAATATTATGTTAAAAATAGGTGTGATAGTACATGGACCTACAATAATAGATTCAGGATATGCAACAAAGATAATAAAACAACTATCAAAATATGGAAAAGTAACATCACGACTTGGAGGAACAATGGGACGAACAGCAGTATTAGATGCAAATGCTGAGGATATTATAAACATAGAAGATAAACTACTTCCAAGTGAATCAATAAAACTTCTTGCAAAAACAAATGACGTACTATTTCTCTTAAATTCTGGAAAATCCACACTAACAGGTCATACATTTGGATATAAAGTGCTAAATAAAATAAAGTATCCTGTAAACATTATACAAATAGAAAGACCAGCATATAATGATGGTGTAATAATACAATGGAATAAACAAACAGACAAAGAACTTCTTAAAAATATAGCTGCTGAGTTTAATCTTCCAATAATAGATTCAAAAGAAGCTATAAAAATAGCACAAAAAAACACAGGATACACAGATGATGATAATATAATACGACGAAAAGTAGCAGGAGTATCAAAGAATGAAAATATAATGTTAAATGGAATAATCATAGGACGTGTAACAGATGATAATCTAACAATAATCGCAGAAAATGGTCAGATTACTGCTATGGAAGGTGGAATAATAAAACAACATGGTCTTGAAAAACTTGGATCAATAGATCTTAAAACAGCAATTATAAAAACAGGACTTCTAAGACGAAATAATAACATAAAACCTAGACAAATAAAACATACACCAAATAAACAATTAAAAGCAGTGTATCTTAATCATGCTGCATGTGACATATATGACTTTAAAGATGCAGATATTATATGTTCAATAGGTGATGATACAACACTACTAACATCAGACATACTATACAGATTTAACATACCAATTATTGGAATAACAGATGGAGATTTAGATCGTGTAGTACTTGAAGGATTTAAACACCCGAATTCAACAATAATACAATTACATCATGGCTTTGATGATAAAATAGGACATCTTATATATGAGAAAATATTTAAAAACAACACTATTATCACAATAAAAAGCTTGGATGAATTTAGAAAATCAATAATACAACTTATTGATAAAACAGGTGTTGAATATAAATTTGTAGATAAACAACTCGAAAATATAATAGATGAAAAACAAATTTCCTAGTATATAAATAAAACAATAATAAAAAGAATATACAAATAATGAATTAATACAAAAAAAAGGGAAGGTTGCATATTAATGGATTATAATGAAATCATCAAATCAATAAGAACATTTAAAGGAGTAACACGAAAAAGCTCAATTGCTGATGTACGAGAAAAACTAAAAGATGTATATAATATATCATCAAAAGTACATCTTGCATTTGGAGATGATGCAGCAGCAATAGATATAGGAAATAATCAACTAATGCTACTTGCAACAGATGGAATATGGGGAGATCTTATGGATATAGATCCATGGTGGGCAGGATATTGTTCTGTACTTGTAAATGTAAATGATATAGCAGCAATGGGTGGACTTCCAATGGGAATGACTAATGTGTTATCATCATCAGATCCTAATATTGTTGATGAAATAATGGATGGAATCAAAGAAGGAATCAAGAAATTTGGTGTACCAATGGTAGGAGGACACACACATCCTGATACTCCATATAATGCACTTGATGTAGCAATAAGTGGAATAGTAGATAAAGATAGTGTAATTCCAAGTTGTGGAGCAGAAGTTGGTGATGATATAATCATGGCAATAGATTTAGATGGTAGTATTTATCCAAAAACTGAGATAAACTGGGATTCAACAAGTGATAAAACACCACAATATGTGCAAGATCAAATAAAAATTATGAATAAGATTGGATCAAAACATCTTGTAAATGCAGCAAAAGACATAAGTAACCCAGGATGTGTTGGGACATTAGGAATGTTACTTGAAGCATCAAATAAAGGAGCACATATTTATCTTGATGAAATACCAAAACCTGAATCAATAGACTGGATATCATGGCTACGTATGTATCCTGGAAGTGCATTTGTACTAACATGTAATTCTGATAATACAGATGAAACAATCAAACTACTAAATCAAGCACATATTAATGCAAATCATGTAGGATCTGTAAGTGATGATAAAATACTTTCAATGACATATCAAAATGAAACACGAACAGTTTTTGATTTTAATACTGATATGATAATGGGATTTGAAGAAGATAAATAACATTATCCTTTATCATTGAAAGTTATCTCTACTTTTCTTAACCCTCTTTTTTTTACTACTATTTTTTTTAAAATATTTTTTCATGATTCATTAGTATTTAGTATGATAAATTATGATTAATACTAAAAATTAGTACCTTTTTATCTTAAGTTTTTTTTTAATCTATTAATAAGATAATAACTATAAATAATTTACGTATAAAAAAAAATATATAAATATTAAATATTAACATTTTATAAAATTTATAAAAAAAAATGAAAGTCAAAAAGGTATAGCTAAAAAAAGAAGAAAAAAAGAGGTTATTATATAAAATCCTCAAAAACTAAATTCTTTTTTTTAAACTTTTTTTGAGGCGGAAGGAAAAAAATGCAAGTTAAAGTTAACAATGTTGAAATCAAACTCGATGATGGTTCAACTATTAAAGATGCAATAGAAGTTGCAAATGCTCCATATATTCCAGGATCAGCAATAGCTTTAATTAAAGGACGAAAAGAACTAGAAAGTTCTATAATGAAATATAAAATACGAACCACACAAGGAAGTATAATTATAGAACTAGATAGTAATGCTAAGATGCTAACTGAATTTTGGAAAAATAATTATATGAAGTTTAAAAACTCTTTAATTAGATGGACATCATCAAAAGAAGCAGCAATGGGTTCAATAGTATCAGATCTTAAACCTACAAATGAAGAATTCTTATATGATAAATGGGATGTAATTGTAAGTTTAGCATCATTTTCAAATGAAAGTACACATATAATCTTTTCAAAAGATAAACATAAATCCATAT of the Methanosphaera cuniculi genome contains:
- the pyrE gene encoding orotate phosphoribosyltransferase yields the protein MSNYKNKLMQLLKENDVIKFGDFTLSSGKKSNYYVDMKKAITEPEILECAANMITQQIEDKNIDKIAGPALGAVPIATATSLISKKPMLMIRKEKKSYGTSKQIEGELNPGDNVIIVEDVTTTGGSLLKAINVIEDNGGNIIQAYVIVDRQEGAKETFEEKEIELKPLLTISEFKEYLNCNE
- a CDS encoding PRC-barrel domain-containing protein, which encodes MRLKTIVGKEVLDEKGSILGKVTDVDIDTASNCVNSFIITPKSGNSITNTFSKKNEILVPFEMIKSIGDKIILKKAITEAESIVEELEMITY
- a CDS encoding PIN domain-containing protein; protein product: MENKIYILDASGIINGFYSDKTQNIMTSKAVEEIKDLQTQIKLDECIENGIIKIEDITPDDYEKIMPTLLESGDFLRLSDTDKQIVALALKYKNNGYNPVTVTDDYSMQNTLKLLNLKFKPVNTKGIKNTIQWVRICKGCKKEYETNYPYDECEICGSEIIRKRVGGRNNY
- a CDS encoding DUF2117 domain-containing protein, which codes for MLKIGVIVHGPTIIDSGYATKIIKQLSKYGKVTSRLGGTMGRTAVLDANAEDIINIEDKLLPSESIKLLAKTNDVLFLLNSGKSTLTGHTFGYKVLNKIKYPVNIIQIERPAYNDGVIIQWNKQTDKELLKNIAAEFNLPIIDSKEAIKIAQKNTGYTDDDNIIRRKVAGVSKNENIMLNGIIIGRVTDDNLTIIAENGQITAMEGGIIKQHGLEKLGSIDLKTAIIKTGLLRRNNNIKPRQIKHTPNKQLKAVYLNHAACDIYDFKDADIICSIGDDTTLLTSDILYRFNIPIIGITDGDLDRVVLEGFKHPNSTIIQLHHGFDDKIGHLIYEKIFKNNTIITIKSLDEFRKSIIQLIDKTGVEYKFVDKQLENIIDEKQIS
- a CDS encoding methanogenesis marker 2 protein; amino-acid sequence: MDYNEIIKSIRTFKGVTRKSSIADVREKLKDVYNISSKVHLAFGDDAAAIDIGNNQLMLLATDGIWGDLMDIDPWWAGYCSVLVNVNDIAAMGGLPMGMTNVLSSSDPNIVDEIMDGIKEGIKKFGVPMVGGHTHPDTPYNALDVAISGIVDKDSVIPSCGAEVGDDIIMAIDLDGSIYPKTEINWDSTSDKTPQYVQDQIKIMNKIGSKHLVNAAKDISNPGCVGTLGMLLEASNKGAHIYLDEIPKPESIDWISWLRMYPGSAFVLTCNSDNTDETIKLLNQAHINANHVGSVSDDKILSMTYQNETRTVFDFNTDMIMGFEEDK